ACAATAAAAACTTGAGCGCTCgtctgataataataacgatttgATTGTTGACAAAACACTAGGATACTACGAGCTGTAAATAATCAATTGTCAAATGAGAAATATGGGTTTGCATAGCcatgaaagaaattaattcgtCGCTCATGTCATGTCATATAGTTGGACCGAAAGACAGAAATTCACATTTTGTTACGATACCATTATGATCACGTGttaattcatatttattcgaCGGCATACATAGCGATGTTGCCCTCAACAGGGTACTTTAAAACAATCAACTGCCCATTTTATGACAGTGGGTTGTGCGAAAGGCCTTATTGTCACTTCAAACATCCGAGGAGAGGTAATCAGTCTATTTTATGTGTATATCATTCCCGAGTTTCGAAATTCATGTCTTTTTGAACACCACCGAAAAGTTCAATGGTTTACTTCTATTTCAAAAACGTGGTAATGGATAAAACAATCGCATCTTGCATTGCAACCCTATCCCAATACTGTCCGATGACAATAATACTAATTATTTTGTTCCATCTATGCGGAAATGGATCATTTTTGAATAGGTAACCACATCTCAATACAttcagtttgaaaaaagtgCATCATTAATATTTATGTCCTCATCTTCTATTGGCAATTAGAAATGATCTATCGAAATCATTTTGCTTCTTTGGAATTTGATCTGAAACTATAATGTTGAGATGTAAAAAGTGATCCAAGAGAACATCTCGATTGATTTGCTTGAATAACAATGATGCaatgcaaattatttttttgcagatgAAGCGGCAGCAAATTCTGGTCTACCGATTCAAGCTGTGGCATTAAACCAAAATGAGGGAATTGCCGCCATAGATACTCAGAATTCTAGTACCTTCCAAGAGTTGGTCTCCCAGGCAGTGAAAAAGGTTTTAGCTACCCAGGATGTGACTGAAACGGCTAAGATATCAGACAACATTGTATCCAGGGTAGTTGAGGAGCTCAATCCAGCCTCCAGTTCTGCGGTTCGACCAGTAATTCCAACACCTCAGGCCACAGTTCAACCAACACCTTGTGTCTATAATCCTACACCTATAGCAGAGTTGAAGAAAAGGCACATTCCTGTTGTCCCTTACATGCCCACCAGAGATAGTAGAATAGCAGTGAAACGCAAGACTTCTCCAGAGAGATTCAAACCCTGGCTTAGTGTTCCGCAGGATATTACCAACTCCTTAGACAATGCTTTGTCCGGGCCTAGCTATTCAACTGGCAAGGTTACGGAAATAACTTACAAACCTACTGCGATAACAAACATTACAGACACCACTAATGTGCAAGGTTATATACCAACCACGAAATCTGATTCCTCATCTTCTAATTCTTTCGAAGATGGAAACTCAAGCGATTACATTTTCAAGACGAAAGAGGAGTACTGGCCAAAGTCCAAAAAGCGCAGAGAGGAATATGTTCCAAAGAAACTCAAAGTCCCCCTAAAGATTGTACAGCAATTAGACGAGCCTGATGCAGATCAAGCAGTAGCTGAAATGGGGACCACAGGAGAGGTTCCAAATACTAATGAACACAATACCGAACGACTTGAAAACAAGGGCTTAGAGGAATATGAGCTGGAAGTAGAACCACAATTTTCTGATGAGGATGAGCGCGATAAAATTTGCAATAATTCTactaaaaaaacgaacgaagcaGAAGTCACGAATTCGGAGGAGTCTAGAAGAAGTCAGAAGTCGAGTAGTAGATCAAACGACGTAAAAGATAGTAGCCGTGGCAATAAAACAACGGATAAAACGACAAGCAATGTTAAGGATAAGGAAAAGTCCAAAGAGAAATCTGATAAGGATAAGAGtagtaaaaaagaaaggagcAGCAGCACAAGTGAACGGAACAAGGACTTGAAGGAAGTGAGTAATCGAGAGAAGAGCAAGGATAAGGACAAGCATAGGAGTAGTTCAagttcaaaagaaaaatcccaTTCGTCATCTTCGAATAAGGATAAGAGTAGAAGACAcgcaagagaaaaagggaagagcAGGCACAGTGACAATGAAAGCTCAAGGCGGAGCAAAGAATCCTCTTCTAAGTCAAGCAAACATAAGGACAGGAGTGTGAGAGGAAAAAGCAAGGATAGTCACAAATCTAGCAGTCGGGATAAGCACAGAAGCACATCGAGTTCGTCATCCAGCAAAGATAAACACTCCCACAAGTCAGACAAGAGTTACAGATCGAGTACAAAATCGAGcactttgaacaaaaaatccgAATCTAGGAAAACGAGCGGAAATGAGACTAGCAGCAACGAAGACCACgacgaaaaagagaatagcCCATCGATCAGGTACAGACCCTCTTCTCCGTTCTCCGAAGAGATTCTGGAGATCTCCGACTCTGACCACGATATTGAAGAAGAATGCCTCAAGATATTTCAGGAATACGAAGTTCCTGACCACCCAAAAGAGACCAACGTTGCAGAGCGGCCTAAGCCGGAGCCTCAAGAAACCGGAGAAACAGGCCGCAAAAGAGTAGCTCATCCCTCGGCGGATCAATTTTGTGAAATCAAAAGGGTACCTGCTAAACCACCAAAGATACCAGTGAATCCTCATCTTCGATTGACCGAAAGGTGGCGATTAATGAAGGAAGCAATCGCCACTGCTAATGCCGAGAAAACAACAGCTCCTACCGCCGTGATTAACGCTTCGCAAAGCTTTTCGgcagagtcgaaaaaaacttcaGGAGGAACAAAACATACCGAACAAGTCGTCAATGGAAACGGTAAGTTACAAGGCTCCTTCGATCTCTCGCGTACCCCTCAGTATATCTCACCAATTTTTTCACAGGTCGTTTGAGAATCGCGCACGTACCTTATGCAACTTCTCTTGCATTGGCGAAGCAAAAGGTAACGCAGGCGATGAATAAAGCCGTGGAAAACAAAACTGTCGCACAAACGGCAAAAGGTGGATCTCGAGTTGCACACGTTCCGCAAGTGGTGAGTCCATTCCTGTGTTTTGAAAATTACGGCTATTAACGAGCAGTGCGTTTTTTCAGATTCCACAGTTGATAAGACCGGAACCATTGAATGTGGTAACACAGAAATTCCCGCTCAACGTTCGCCAATACTACGTGAACATGATGCAAGATGTTTGTGTTCAAATATATACAAACGCCGAAGACGCGGCGCAGAGGGCTGTGAGGGAGGAATTCGCTTGTCACGAACGTTGTAAGGCAGTGGCTGTGTACAAGAATTCTTGTATGTTGGCCACGCACAGGCTTCGAAAAGAGTTGGACCAGCGATCAGGTGACAGCGGTACCTCTTCCGCCAGTGGAACAGTTTCGCACGAATCAGTGCTCGCTGGAAAATCCAAGGGGTCATGGAGCGTTGTAAAGACGAAGAGATCGGTGATGGAATTCAAGGGAGCAATACTCTACACCCTTCTCTCGAAATGGATTCTGACGGAAGAACAACTCAGAGAAAATGGATATCCTAGGCCGCACCCCGACGGGCCTACGGTGAGTAAATCAATCCCTTTCAAGGGAGTTCTACGACATGgcagaattttttgatattccaGGGGCGCGTGAAAGTCTACGTTACGAACACGCGGGGTCAAACGATTCTTTCCAAAGTGCCTAACGAGAGATTCTGCAGTCGCTGCAATCAGCCTTACATGGTTGACAAGCACGGATACGCCACCGCGCAACAAAACTGTATTTATCATTGGGGCAGGAAGTTTACGGTGAAAGGCGAGGGAAGGTACAGCTGCTGTCGCCAGTACGGATCCGCGCCTGGATGCTGCGACGCGAAAACGCATGTCTGGGACTACGTGGATTACGAAAATCTTCGCGGTTACGTTAAAACACTGCCAAAAGGTAAGCCTCTCATAAATAACTTTTGTAGAACGTTCCGACAGTTTGCCGTTATTTCactcctcttccctcttctcgAAGATGACCTACCGGTCGAAGAGCACGGGGTCTATGCCCTGGATTGTGAAATGTCCTACACTACGCAAGGTCTCGAATTGACCAGGGTGACTGTGATAAACGAAGAGTGCAACGTCGTTTACGAAACATTCGTGAAACCCGTCCACCCTGTGGTAGACTACAACACtaggtgaggaaaaaaatttcttccaaaAATGTTTCCAACTACGAGACAAACGACTTTCAAATTTCCAATTGTGAAtgtcgagaataaaaatgatttccgTGATGTCAATTCAGATTCTCAGGGATTACAGAACAAAATATGGAAGGGATCACCACTACCTTGCTCGACGTTCAGGCCACTCTCTTATCAATGTTCTCTGATAAGACTATACTCATCGGTCACAGTTTGGAGAGCGATTTCAAGGCTCTTAAATTGCTCCATGACTCGGTGGTTGACACCAGTATTATGTTTCCTCACCGAAACGGGCCCCCGCAAAAAAGAGCGCTCCGAAATCTTTGCTCGGAATATCTACGGAAGATAATTCAGAACGACGGTAAGTGAATATCGGTCGATTCGTGGATGAGTAGAAAAGGATTTTATGAACACAAAATAATTTTGCAGTCGGTGGTCACGACAGTAACGAAGACGCTGTCTCGTGCATGGAGTTAGTCCTTTGGAAATTGAAGGAAGAAGCAAAGTCGCAATAAGAAATAactatgaaagaaaattatcagacGATCCTAAAGAAACAGAGGGGGTTACGAATCGCTAACACCGTTCAATTTTCCTGTAATTTGCGTCTCTGTTCAATAAACTATTACGCACCtctttgatttaattttagcGTCGCAGTCAATCTGTCACAA
The sequence above is a segment of the Athalia rosae chromosome 5, iyAthRosa1.1, whole genome shotgun sequence genome. Coding sequences within it:
- the LOC105684369 gene encoding RNA exonuclease 1 homolog isoform X2, translating into MLPSTGYFKTINCPFYDSGLCERPYCHFKHPRRDEAAANSGLPIQAVALNQNEGIAAIDTQNSSTFQELVSQAVKKVLATQDVTETAKISDNIVSRVVEELNPASSSAVRPVIPTPQATVQPTPCVYNPTPIAELKKRHIPVVPYMPTRDSRIAVKRKTSPERFKPWLSVPQDITNSLDNALSGPSYSTGKVTEITYKPTAITNITDTTNVQGYIPTTKSDSSSSNSFEDGNSSDYIFKTKEEYWPKSKKRREEYVPKKLKVPLKIVQQLDEPDADQAVAEMGTTGEVPNTNEHNTERLENKGLEEYELEVEPQFSDEDERDKICNNSTKKTNEAEVTNSEESRRSQKSSSRSNDVKDSSRGNKTTDKTTSNVKDKEKSKEKSDKDKSSKKERSSSTSERNKDLKEVSNREKSKDKDKHRSSSSSKEKSHSSSSNKDKSRRHAREKGKSRHSDNESSRRSKESSSKSSKHKDRSVRGKSKDSHKSSSRDKHRSTSSSSSSKDKHSHKSDKSYRSSTKSSTLNKKSESRKTSGNETSSNEDHDEKENSPSIRYRPSSPFSEEILEISDSDHDIEEECLKIFQEYEVPDHPKETNVAERPKPEPQETGETGRKRVAHPSADQFCEIKRVPAKPPKIPVNPHLRLTERWRLMKEAIATANAEKTTAPTAVINASQSFSAESKKTSGGTKHTEQVVNGNGRLRIAHVPYATSLALAKQKVTQAMNKAVENKTVAQTAKGGSRVAHVPQVIPQLIRPEPLNVVTQKFPLNVRQYYVNMMQDVCVQIYTNAEDAAQRAVREEFACHERCKAVAVYKNSCMLATHRLRKELDQRSGDSGTSSASGTVSHESVLAGKSKGSWSVVKTKRSVMEFKGAILYTLLSKWILTEEQLRENGYPRPHPDGPTGRVKVYVTNTRGQTILSKVPNERFCSRCNQPYMVDKHGYATAQQNCIYHWGRKFTVKGEGRYSCCRQYGSAPGCCDAKTHVWDYVDYENLRGYVKTLPKDDLPVEEHGVYALDCEMSYTTQGLELTRVTVINEECNVVYETFVKPVHPVVDYNTRDYRTKYGRDHHYLARRSGHSLINVL
- the LOC105684369 gene encoding RNA exonuclease 1 homolog isoform X3 is translated as MLPSTGYFKTINCPFYDSGLCERPYCHFKHPRRDEAAANSGLPIQAVALNQNEGIAAIDTQNSSTFQELVSQAVKKVLATQDVTETAKISDNIVSRVVEELNPASSSAVRPVIPTPQATVQPTPCVYNPTPIAELKKRHIPVVPYMPTRDSRIAVKRKTSPERFKPWLSVPQDITNSLDNALSGPSYSTGKVTEITYKPTAITNITDTTNVQGYIPTTKSDSSSSNSFEDGNSSDYIFKTKEEYWPKSKKRREEYVPKKLKVPLKIVQQLDEPDADQAVAEMGTTGEVPNTNEHNTERLENKGLEEYELEVEPQFSDEDERDKICNNSTKKTNEAEVTNSEESRRSQKSSSRSNDVKDSSRGNKTTDKTTSNVKDKEKSKEKSDKDKSSKKERSSSTSERNKDLKEVSNREKSKDKDKHRSSSSSKEKSHSSSSNKDKSRRHAREKGKSRHSDNESSRRSKESSSKSSKHKDRSVRGKSKDSHKSSSRDKHRSTSSSSSSKDKHSHKSDKSYRSSTKSSTLNKKSESRKTSGNETSSNEDHDEKENSPSIRYRPSSPFSEEILEISDSDHDIEEECLKIFQEYEVPDHPKETNVAERPKPEPQETGETGRKRVAHPSADQFCEIKRVPAKPPKIPVNPHLRLTERWRLMKEAIATANAEKTTAPTAVINASQSFSAESKKTSGGTKHTEQVVNGNGRLRIAHVPYATSLALAKQKVTQAMNKAVENKTVAQTAKGGSRVAHVPQVIPQLIRPEPLNVVTQKFPLNVRQYYVNMMQDVCVQIYTNAEDAAQRAVREEFACHERCKAVAVYKNSCMLATHRLRKELDQRSGDSGTSSASGTVSHESVLAGKSKGSWSVVKTKRSVMEFKGAILYTLLSKWILTEEQLRENGYPRPHPDGPTGRVKVYVTNTRGQTILSKVPNERFCSRCNQPYMVDKHGYATAQQNCIYHWGRKFTVKGEGRYSCCRQYGSAPGCCDAKTHVWDYVDYENLRGYVKTLPKDDLPVEEHGVYALDCEMSYTTQGLELTRVTVINEECNVVYETFVKPVHPVVDYNTRTKYGRDHHYLARRSGHSLINVL
- the LOC105684369 gene encoding RNA exonuclease 1 homolog isoform X1; the encoded protein is MLPSTGYFKTINCPFYDSGLCERPYCHFKHPRRDEAAANSGLPIQAVALNQNEGIAAIDTQNSSTFQELVSQAVKKVLATQDVTETAKISDNIVSRVVEELNPASSSAVRPVIPTPQATVQPTPCVYNPTPIAELKKRHIPVVPYMPTRDSRIAVKRKTSPERFKPWLSVPQDITNSLDNALSGPSYSTGKVTEITYKPTAITNITDTTNVQGYIPTTKSDSSSSNSFEDGNSSDYIFKTKEEYWPKSKKRREEYVPKKLKVPLKIVQQLDEPDADQAVAEMGTTGEVPNTNEHNTERLENKGLEEYELEVEPQFSDEDERDKICNNSTKKTNEAEVTNSEESRRSQKSSSRSNDVKDSSRGNKTTDKTTSNVKDKEKSKEKSDKDKSSKKERSSSTSERNKDLKEVSNREKSKDKDKHRSSSSSKEKSHSSSSNKDKSRRHAREKGKSRHSDNESSRRSKESSSKSSKHKDRSVRGKSKDSHKSSSRDKHRSTSSSSSSKDKHSHKSDKSYRSSTKSSTLNKKSESRKTSGNETSSNEDHDEKENSPSIRYRPSSPFSEEILEISDSDHDIEEECLKIFQEYEVPDHPKETNVAERPKPEPQETGETGRKRVAHPSADQFCEIKRVPAKPPKIPVNPHLRLTERWRLMKEAIATANAEKTTAPTAVINASQSFSAESKKTSGGTKHTEQVVNGNGRLRIAHVPYATSLALAKQKVTQAMNKAVENKTVAQTAKGGSRVAHVPQVIPQLIRPEPLNVVTQKFPLNVRQYYVNMMQDVCVQIYTNAEDAAQRAVREEFACHERCKAVAVYKNSCMLATHRLRKELDQRSGDSGTSSASGTVSHESVLAGKSKGSWSVVKTKRSVMEFKGAILYTLLSKWILTEEQLRENGYPRPHPDGPTGRVKVYVTNTRGQTILSKVPNERFCSRCNQPYMVDKHGYATAQQNCIYHWGRKFTVKGEGRYSCCRQYGSAPGCCDAKTHVWDYVDYENLRGYVKTLPKDDLPVEEHGVYALDCEMSYTTQGLELTRVTVINEECNVVYETFVKPVHPVVDYNTRFSGITEQNMEGITTTLLDVQATLLSMFSDKTILIGHSLESDFKALKLLHDSVVDTSIMFPHRNGPPQKRALRNLCSEYLRKIIQNDVGGHDSNEDAVSCMELVLWKLKEEAKSQ